From the genome of Rhizobium binae, one region includes:
- a CDS encoding GNAT family N-acetyltransferase encodes MNSEFAIRSMRPGELELVLEWARQEGWNPGLDDSSAFLEADPSGFFVGAIGEVPVGSISVVKYGDSFAFLGLYIVHPDFRGKGYGKAIWEAGIATAEGRTVGLDGVAAQQQNYRRAGFEPAYLTIRYGGVASPLPGSTLVAHPVLDSRLEGLLRYDSAIFPQPREAFLAAWCTGRKGRRTAVVRKSHKIRGYGTIRRCYEGYKIGPLFANDADSAAALLTELIPETKGATVFVDIPAENREAIALAEGMGLQPVFETMRMYRGQAPATPLKHVFGVTTLELG; translated from the coding sequence ATGAATTCGGAGTTTGCCATTCGTTCGATGCGGCCCGGCGAATTGGAGCTCGTGCTCGAATGGGCGCGTCAGGAGGGCTGGAATCCCGGCCTCGACGATTCGTCGGCATTCCTCGAAGCTGATCCGTCGGGGTTTTTCGTCGGCGCCATCGGCGAAGTTCCTGTCGGCTCGATCTCCGTCGTCAAATATGGCGACAGCTTTGCCTTTCTCGGCCTCTACATCGTTCACCCCGATTTCCGCGGCAAGGGTTACGGCAAGGCGATCTGGGAAGCGGGGATCGCCACGGCGGAGGGCCGGACGGTCGGTCTCGACGGCGTCGCCGCGCAGCAGCAGAACTACCGCAGGGCCGGCTTCGAACCCGCTTATCTCACCATTCGCTATGGCGGCGTCGCCAGCCCGCTGCCGGGCTCGACGCTCGTTGCACATCCGGTGCTGGATTCGCGCCTGGAGGGGCTGCTGCGTTATGATTCGGCGATCTTTCCGCAGCCGCGGGAAGCCTTCCTCGCCGCTTGGTGCACCGGCCGCAAGGGACGGCGTACCGCCGTCGTACGCAAGAGCCACAAAATCCGTGGCTACGGCACGATCCGCCGGTGCTACGAGGGCTACAAGATCGGCCCGCTCTTTGCCAATGATGCCGATAGCGCCGCGGCGCTGCTTACCGAACTGATCCCCGAGACGAAAGGGGCAACAGTCTTCGTCGATATTCCTGCAGAAAACCGCGAGGCGATCGCGCTTGCCGAAGGCATGGGCCTTCAGCCAGTGTTCGAGACCATGCGGATGTATCGCGGGCAAGCGCCAGCCACACCATTGAAACACGTCTTCGGCGTGACGACGCTGGAGCTTGGCTAA
- a CDS encoding putative bifunctional diguanylate cyclase/phosphodiesterase, which yields MQASKAEAVLPENKATRSEQEFQDLLRRLELALDASRIGVWEHSIAKGGILWDAQMHRLYETGETCRQVPAWFWSDAIHPDDRERAERDFEQAIAARGAYDSQFRIVLPSGEIRHLRSRAHFYVDAEGAPSFIGAEWDVTADVQLNAELARQKTVAEARALALEESNARIEHVADHDYLTGLPNRRRLDKRLAELPADRSIATVGVLHLDIDLFKQINDSHGHAAGDAVLKAAALRIAAAIPANGMVARVGGDEFVVVLVNFTDLAELKLITEDVQRRLRKKIRFGQEMLQSGASIGVSWSGDRRARNLLAESDLALYQAKQLVRNRIEFFSRQLQEDLRSKRRLVEELKLGLERGEIIPYYQVQLSARTRQVVGFEALARWKHPEKGVLAPGVFLKIADEHGLAAEIDAAVLKRVLEDRQVWQLRGLAVPRIAVNISASRLADPALLGKLKKLDIPPGAIVFELVETIFLDDSDETLLDHIDDIKQMGIDIEIDDFGSGHASLIGLVKLRPKRLKIDRQLVAEVVSSQEQRRVVGSIVEIAKALDVEVIAEGIETEAHATVLAQLGCDGLQGYAFGYPAPAIETDRLFSPLTSAAEKHKAAIGG from the coding sequence ATGCAAGCTTCTAAGGCTGAGGCCGTGTTGCCAGAAAATAAAGCCACACGATCCGAACAAGAGTTTCAGGATCTTCTGCGCCGGCTCGAACTCGCTCTCGACGCATCCCGGATTGGCGTCTGGGAGCATAGCATCGCCAAGGGCGGGATCTTATGGGACGCACAGATGCACCGGCTCTATGAGACCGGCGAAACATGTCGCCAGGTGCCGGCATGGTTCTGGTCGGATGCGATCCATCCCGATGATCGCGAACGGGCCGAACGTGATTTCGAGCAGGCAATCGCTGCGCGCGGCGCCTATGATTCGCAATTCCGAATCGTGCTACCGAGCGGCGAAATCCGGCATCTTCGTTCGCGGGCGCATTTTTACGTGGATGCGGAGGGCGCGCCCTCCTTCATCGGCGCCGAGTGGGATGTGACGGCAGACGTGCAGCTCAACGCCGAGCTTGCGCGGCAGAAGACGGTGGCCGAGGCGAGGGCGCTGGCGCTCGAGGAAAGCAATGCGCGTATCGAGCATGTCGCCGATCACGATTATCTCACCGGCTTGCCCAACCGGCGCCGTCTCGACAAGCGGCTGGCGGAGCTGCCGGCGGACAGGAGCATCGCGACGGTTGGCGTGCTGCATCTCGATATCGACCTATTCAAGCAGATCAACGACAGCCACGGCCATGCGGCCGGCGACGCCGTGCTCAAGGCCGCAGCCCTTCGCATTGCCGCCGCCATCCCGGCAAACGGCATGGTCGCCCGCGTCGGCGGCGACGAGTTCGTTGTCGTTCTGGTCAATTTCACCGATCTCGCCGAGCTGAAACTGATCACTGAGGATGTCCAGCGGCGCCTGCGCAAGAAGATCCGCTTCGGCCAGGAGATGCTGCAATCCGGGGCTTCCATCGGCGTGTCATGGAGCGGCGATCGACGGGCGCGCAACCTGCTGGCCGAATCCGATCTGGCGCTCTATCAAGCCAAGCAACTCGTGCGAAATCGCATCGAATTCTTCTCCCGCCAACTGCAGGAGGATCTGCGATCCAAGCGCCGATTGGTCGAAGAGCTGAAGCTCGGGTTGGAGCGCGGCGAGATCATTCCCTATTATCAGGTGCAGCTCTCTGCCAGAACACGGCAGGTTGTTGGCTTCGAGGCGTTGGCGCGCTGGAAACATCCGGAGAAGGGTGTGCTCGCCCCGGGCGTATTTCTGAAGATCGCCGACGAGCATGGGCTTGCTGCGGAGATCGATGCGGCGGTCTTGAAACGTGTTCTCGAGGACCGGCAGGTCTGGCAGTTACGCGGCCTCGCGGTTCCGCGCATCGCCGTCAACATTTCGGCGTCGCGCCTTGCCGACCCGGCACTACTCGGCAAACTGAAAAAACTCGACATTCCGCCCGGCGCAATCGTCTTCGAGCTGGTCGAAACAATTTTCCTCGACGACAGCGATGAGACGCTGCTCGATCATATCGACGATATCAAGCAGATGGGCATCGACATCGAAATCGACGATTTCGGATCGGGCCACGCCTCGCTCATCGGTCTCGTCAAGCTGCGGCCGAAGCGGCTGAAGATCGACCGGCAACTGGTTGCCGAGGTCGTCAGCTCGCAGGAGCAGCGGCGCGTGGTCGGTTCGATCGTCGAAATTGCCAAGGCGCTCGATGTCGAGGTGATCGCCGAGGGCATTGAGACCGAGGCGCATGCCACCGTGCTGGCGCAGCTTGGCTGCGACGGTTTGCAGGGTTATGCGTTTGGCTATCCGGCGCCGGCAATCGAGACGGACCGGCTGTTCTCCCCGCTCACAAGCGCAGCCGAAAAGCACAAGGCAGCGATAGGCGGCTGA
- a CDS encoding IlvD/Edd family dehydratase, translating to MTDSQTKKRRLRSQDWFDNPDHIDMAALYLERFMNYGITPEELRSGRPIIGIAQSGSDLTPCNRVHVELAARVRDGIRDAGGIPIEFPTHPIFENCKRPTAALDRNLAYLGLVEILYGYPLDGVVLTTGCDKTTPSAIMAASTVDIPAIVLSGGPMLDGWHEGELAGSGTVIWRMRRKYAAGEIDREEFLQAALDSAPSVGHCNTMGTASTMNALAEALGLSLTGCGAIPAAYRERGQMAYRTGRRAVEIVFEDLKPSDILTRDAFLNAIRTNSAIGGSTNAQPHLAAMAKHAGVELYPDDWQVHGFDIPLLANVQPAGAYLGERYHRAGGTPAIMWELLQAGKLDGDCRTVTGKTMAENLNGREASDREVIRPFDEPLKARAGFLVLKGNLFDFAIMKMSVVSEDFRRRYLQEPGREGVFEGKAVVFDGSEDYHRRINDPALGIDENTILVIRGAGPLGWPGSAEVVNMQPPDHLLKRGIRSLPTIGDGRQSGTSDSPSILNASPESAAGGGLAWLRSGDTIRIDFNHGRCDVLVDEVELERRKGEGIPPVPADATPWQQIYRRSVTQLADGAVLEGAAEFRQIAKRPPRHNH from the coding sequence ATGACAGACAGCCAAACGAAGAAACGCCGCCTGCGTTCGCAGGATTGGTTCGACAATCCCGACCATATCGATATGGCAGCGCTCTACCTCGAGCGTTTCATGAATTACGGCATCACGCCGGAAGAATTGCGCTCCGGCAGGCCGATCATCGGGATTGCCCAGAGCGGCAGCGATCTTACGCCCTGCAATCGGGTGCATGTCGAACTCGCCGCGCGCGTGCGCGACGGCATTCGCGACGCCGGCGGCATTCCGATCGAATTTCCGACACATCCGATCTTTGAGAATTGCAAGCGTCCGACGGCCGCGCTCGACCGCAATCTCGCCTATCTCGGTCTCGTCGAGATCCTCTACGGCTACCCGCTCGATGGAGTGGTTCTGACAACTGGCTGCGACAAGACCACGCCTTCAGCGATCATGGCGGCGTCGACGGTCGATATTCCGGCCATCGTGCTCTCCGGCGGGCCGATGCTCGACGGATGGCACGAGGGGGAACTGGCGGGCTCCGGCACGGTGATCTGGCGGATGCGGCGGAAATATGCGGCAGGCGAGATCGATCGCGAGGAATTCCTGCAGGCGGCGCTCGATTCGGCTCCTTCCGTCGGCCATTGCAACACGATGGGCACCGCTTCGACGATGAATGCGCTCGCCGAAGCGCTCGGCCTGTCGCTCACCGGATGCGGCGCCATTCCGGCTGCTTATCGCGAGCGCGGCCAGATGGCCTATCGCACCGGACGGCGTGCCGTCGAGATCGTGTTCGAGGACCTGAAGCCGTCGGATATCTTGACGCGCGACGCTTTCCTCAATGCCATCCGTACCAATTCGGCGATCGGCGGCTCGACCAATGCGCAGCCGCATCTGGCGGCGATGGCGAAGCATGCCGGCGTCGAACTCTATCCGGACGACTGGCAGGTGCATGGCTTCGACATCCCGCTGCTCGCCAATGTCCAACCGGCGGGTGCCTATCTCGGCGAGCGTTATCACCGCGCCGGCGGCACGCCGGCAATTATGTGGGAGTTGCTGCAGGCCGGAAAACTCGACGGCGACTGTCGCACGGTCACAGGCAAAACGATGGCCGAGAACCTGAATGGGCGGGAGGCCAGCGACCGCGAGGTCATCCGGCCGTTCGATGAACCGCTGAAGGCGCGGGCGGGCTTTCTCGTTCTCAAGGGCAATCTTTTCGACTTCGCCATCATGAAGATGAGCGTGGTTTCAGAGGATTTCCGACGGCGCTATCTCCAGGAGCCGGGGCGTGAAGGCGTCTTCGAGGGCAAGGCGGTCGTGTTCGACGGGTCGGAAGATTATCATCGTCGCATCAACGATCCCGCGCTCGGCATCGACGAGAATACCATCCTCGTGATCCGCGGCGCGGGGCCGCTCGGCTGGCCAGGCTCGGCCGAGGTCGTGAATATGCAGCCGCCGGACCATCTTCTGAAACGCGGTATCCGCAGCCTGCCGACGATCGGCGACGGCCGTCAATCGGGCACGTCGGACAGCCCCTCGATCCTCAACGCTTCGCCGGAGAGCGCTGCCGGCGGCGGCCTCGCCTGGCTTCGCAGCGGCGACACGATCCGCATCGACTTCAACCACGGGCGCTGCGACGTGCTGGTGGATGAAGTCGAGCTCGAACGGCGCAAGGGCGAGGGCATTCCACCGGTGCCGGCGGATGCGACGCCGTGGCAGCAGATCTACCGCCGTTCGGTCACGCAGCTGGCGGACGGCGCCGTTCTGGAAGGGGCGGCGGAATTCCGCCAGATCGCGAAAAGACCACCGAGGCATAATCATTGA
- a CDS encoding efflux RND transporter permease subunit has translation MNISRFFVDRPVFAGVLSVLIVVAGLIGLRALPISEYPEVVPPSVVVRATYPGANPSVIAETVATPLEEQINGVEGMLYMSSQATSDGVLNVTVTFKLGTDPDKAQQLVQNRVSQAEPRLPAEVRALGITTVKSSPDFIMVVNLVSDGDGHDITYLRNYATLNVKDRLARIPGVGQVQVFGAGDYSMRVWIDPQKAAEHDLAASDISNAISSQNVQAAAGIIGASPSQPGVDLQLNVNAQGRLRTPEEFGNIIVKTGANGEITRLRDVARIELGAADYTLRSLLDGKPAVAVAVLQAPGSNAIEIADNVRTTMDQLQLAMPEGVKYEIVYDTTKFVRASIEKVIDTLLEAIALVVLVVILFLQTWRASIIPLIAVPVSIIGTFAVMYVFGFSINALSLFGLVLAIGIVVDDAIVVVENVERNIEHGLSPRAATYKAMKEVSGPIVAIALVLVAVFVPLAFISGLSGQFYRQFALTIAISTVISAFNSLTLSPALAALLLKGHHAPKDWLTRFMDAIFGWFFRGFNRVFGAGSNAYGKGVGGLVSRKSIVMVVYLALVGATYSMFTTVPGGFVPSQDKQYLIGFAQLPDAASLDRTEDVIKRMTDIALAQPGVANAIAFPGLSINGFTNSSNAGIVFVTLKDFEERKTPDLAGGAIAMALNQKFGAIQDAFIAMFPPPPVNGLGTTGGFKLQIEDRAGLGNQALDEATKAVLAKAYQTPELAGLFSSFQINVPQLYADLDRAKAEQLGVSVTDVFQTLQIYLGSLYVNDFNAFGRTYSVRVQADAKFRAQPEDIGQLKVRSASGEMIPLSALLKVEPSTGPERANRYNGFLAADINGGPAPGFSSGQAQAAIEKILRETLPAGIDFEWTDLTYQQILAGNSSVVVFPLALLLVFLVLAAQYESLTLPLAIIMIVPMGVLAALTGVWLTGGDNNIFTQIGLVVLVGLSAKNAILIVEFARELEFQGRTPREAAVEASRLRLRPILMTSMAFIMGVVPLVVSTGAGSEMRAAMGVAVFSGMIGVTFFGIFMTPVFYVLLRRMTGNRPLVQHKPDEHKEEEAEVIRLAAE, from the coding sequence ATGAACATCTCCAGATTCTTTGTCGACCGCCCGGTTTTTGCCGGCGTTCTTTCGGTCCTCATTGTCGTTGCCGGCCTGATCGGCCTCAGGGCGCTGCCGATTTCCGAATATCCGGAGGTCGTGCCGCCATCGGTTGTCGTGCGTGCCACCTATCCCGGCGCCAACCCGAGCGTCATCGCCGAAACGGTGGCGACACCGCTCGAAGAGCAGATCAACGGCGTCGAGGGCATGCTCTACATGTCGAGCCAGGCAACGTCGGACGGCGTGCTCAACGTCACCGTCACCTTCAAGCTCGGCACCGATCCCGACAAGGCGCAGCAGCTTGTGCAGAACCGTGTTTCGCAAGCCGAGCCGCGCCTGCCGGCGGAAGTCCGCGCGCTGGGCATCACGACGGTCAAGAGCTCGCCCGACTTCATCATGGTCGTCAATCTCGTCTCCGACGGCGACGGTCACGACATCACCTATCTGCGCAACTACGCGACCCTCAACGTCAAGGACCGGCTCGCCCGCATTCCGGGCGTCGGCCAAGTGCAGGTTTTCGGCGCCGGCGACTATTCGATGCGCGTCTGGATCGATCCGCAGAAGGCCGCCGAGCATGATCTCGCTGCCAGCGATATCAGCAACGCCATAAGCTCGCAGAACGTCCAGGCCGCCGCCGGCATCATCGGCGCGTCGCCCAGCCAGCCGGGCGTCGACCTTCAGCTCAACGTCAATGCGCAGGGCCGCCTGCGCACACCCGAAGAGTTCGGCAACATCATCGTGAAGACGGGCGCCAACGGCGAAATCACCCGCCTCCGCGATGTCGCCCGCATCGAGCTCGGCGCCGCCGACTATACGCTGCGCTCGCTTCTCGATGGCAAGCCGGCCGTTGCCGTCGCCGTTCTCCAGGCGCCCGGTTCGAACGCGATCGAGATCGCCGACAATGTGCGTACGACCATGGACCAGCTGCAGCTCGCCATGCCTGAAGGCGTCAAATATGAGATCGTCTACGATACGACGAAGTTCGTGCGCGCCTCGATCGAGAAGGTCATCGATACGCTCCTCGAAGCCATTGCGCTCGTCGTCCTCGTCGTCATCCTGTTCCTGCAGACATGGCGCGCTTCGATCATCCCGCTGATCGCGGTTCCGGTCTCGATCATCGGCACCTTCGCGGTCATGTACGTCTTCGGCTTCTCGATCAACGCGCTGAGCCTATTCGGGCTGGTGTTGGCGATCGGCATCGTCGTCGACGACGCGATCGTCGTGGTCGAAAATGTCGAGCGCAATATCGAGCACGGACTGTCGCCGCGGGCGGCTACCTACAAGGCGATGAAGGAGGTTTCCGGTCCGATCGTAGCGATCGCGCTGGTCCTCGTCGCGGTCTTCGTGCCGCTCGCCTTCATCTCCGGCCTGTCGGGTCAGTTCTATCGCCAATTCGCGCTGACGATCGCGATCTCGACCGTCATTTCCGCCTTCAACTCGCTCACCCTGTCTCCGGCGCTCGCAGCCCTTCTGTTGAAGGGGCACCATGCGCCGAAGGACTGGCTGACGCGGTTCATGGACGCGATCTTCGGCTGGTTCTTCCGCGGCTTCAACCGTGTCTTCGGCGCCGGTTCGAACGCCTACGGCAAGGGTGTGGGCGGGTTGGTCTCGCGCAAGAGCATCGTCATGGTGGTCTATCTGGCACTGGTCGGCGCGACCTATAGCATGTTCACCACCGTCCCGGGTGGCTTCGTGCCGTCGCAGGACAAGCAGTATCTGATCGGCTTTGCCCAACTGCCGGATGCCGCGAGCCTCGACCGAACGGAAGACGTCATCAAACGGATGACCGACATCGCGCTCGCCCAGCCGGGCGTCGCCAATGCGATCGCCTTTCCGGGGCTGTCGATCAACGGCTTCACCAATTCCTCGAATGCCGGCATCGTCTTCGTGACGCTGAAGGACTTCGAGGAGCGCAAGACGCCCGATCTCGCAGGCGGCGCCATAGCCATGGCGCTGAACCAGAAGTTCGGCGCCATCCAGGACGCCTTCATCGCCATGTTCCCGCCGCCGCCGGTCAACGGCCTCGGCACGACGGGCGGCTTCAAACTGCAGATCGAGGACCGCGCCGGCCTCGGCAATCAGGCACTTGACGAGGCGACCAAGGCGGTGCTCGCCAAGGCCTATCAGACGCCTGAACTTGCCGGGCTGTTTTCCAGCTTCCAGATCAACGTGCCGCAGCTCTATGCCGATCTCGACCGTGCCAAGGCCGAGCAGCTCGGAGTTTCCGTCACCGATGTCTTCCAGACGCTGCAGATCTATCTCGGTTCGCTCTATGTGAACGATTTCAACGCCTTCGGCCGCACCTACAGCGTCCGCGTGCAGGCCGATGCAAAATTCCGCGCCCAGCCGGAAGATATCGGCCAGTTGAAAGTCCGTTCGGCATCAGGTGAGATGATCCCGCTTTCGGCCCTCTTGAAAGTAGAGCCGAGCACCGGTCCGGAGCGTGCGAACCGTTACAACGGCTTCCTCGCTGCCGATATCAACGGCGGTCCGGCGCCGGGCTTCTCCTCCGGCCAGGCGCAGGCCGCAATCGAGAAGATCCTTCGTGAGACCCTGCCTGCCGGCATCGACTTCGAATGGACGGATCTGACCTATCAGCAGATCCTCGCCGGCAATTCGAGCGTGGTCGTCTTCCCGCTGGCTCTGCTGCTCGTCTTCCTGGTGCTGGCCGCCCAGTATGAGAGCCTGACTCTGCCGCTTGCGATCATCATGATCGTGCCGATGGGTGTGCTGGCCGCGTTGACGGGCGTCTGGCTTACCGGTGGAGACAACAACATCTTCACCCAGATCGGTCTCGTGGTGCTTGTCGGCCTATCGGCGAAAAACGCGATCCTCATCGTCGAATTTGCCCGCGAACTGGAGTTCCAAGGCAGGACGCCACGCGAGGCGGCGGTCGAGGCCAGCCGCCTTCGTCTTCGCCCGATCCTCATGACCTCCATGGCCTTCATCATGGGCGTCGTGCCGCTGGTCGTCTCCACCGGCGCTGGCTCGGAAATGCGCGCCGCCATGGGTGTCGCGGTCTTCTCGGGCATGATCGGTGTGACCTTCTTCGGCATCTTCATGACGCCGGTGTTCTACGTGCTGCTCCGCCGGATGACGGGCAACCGCCCGCTGGTCCAGCACAAGCCGGACGAGCACAAGGAGGAAGAGGCCGAGGTCATCCGGCTCGCGGCCGAATAA
- a CDS encoding efflux RND transporter periplasmic adaptor subunit yields MTSRSKRWALVGAGIGLIASVSGAALFFELPMSATATAASAPAQPPAVPVTVAVVGARDVTAWESFSGRLEAVDRVQVRSRVAGAILSVAFREGALVKQGDLLFTIDPAPYQASVAQAQGQVASAEAKVSLAQTELDRGRRLSDNRTISQSDLDQRQSALAEAQAGLRSAQAALQSAQLDLDYTQVRAPVSGRIGKIEVTTGNLVAAGSASPSLTTLVSVDPIYASFNASEEMVTRALAQLPQTDVALPPVEQIPVEVGTLADDGTPIKGKLQLIDNEVDASSGTIGVRAVFDNPGGRLIPGQFVRVRMGQPKAENKIVISDRAVGTDQDKKFVFVVDGENKVAYRQVQLGRLSDGQRVVESGLNAGEKIVVNGLQRIRPGAVVIPQMEEKVATAQ; encoded by the coding sequence ATGACGTCCAGAAGTAAGCGCTGGGCCCTGGTGGGCGCCGGCATAGGTCTTATTGCGTCGGTGTCCGGCGCTGCATTGTTTTTCGAATTGCCGATGAGCGCGACCGCCACGGCCGCATCCGCCCCGGCGCAGCCTCCCGCCGTACCGGTGACGGTTGCCGTCGTCGGGGCGCGCGACGTGACGGCCTGGGAGAGTTTCTCCGGCCGCCTCGAAGCCGTCGACCGTGTCCAGGTTCGTTCCCGCGTCGCCGGCGCCATCCTGTCGGTGGCCTTCCGCGAAGGGGCGCTGGTCAAGCAGGGCGACTTGCTCTTCACCATCGACCCGGCTCCCTATCAGGCAAGCGTGGCGCAGGCGCAGGGCCAGGTTGCTTCGGCCGAAGCCAAGGTCAGCCTGGCGCAGACCGAACTCGATCGCGGCCGCAGGCTTTCCGACAACCGAACCATCTCCCAGAGCGATCTCGATCAGCGCCAGAGCGCGCTGGCCGAGGCGCAGGCCGGACTGCGTTCGGCGCAGGCCGCATTGCAGTCCGCCCAGCTCGATCTGGATTATACGCAGGTGCGGGCGCCGGTCTCCGGCCGCATCGGCAAGATCGAGGTGACGACTGGCAACCTAGTTGCGGCCGGTTCGGCTTCACCGTCGCTGACGACGCTCGTTTCGGTCGATCCGATCTATGCGAGCTTCAACGCAAGCGAGGAGATGGTGACGCGTGCCCTTGCCCAGCTGCCGCAGACCGACGTCGCCCTGCCGCCGGTCGAGCAGATCCCTGTCGAGGTCGGCACGCTCGCCGATGATGGCACTCCCATCAAGGGCAAGCTGCAGCTGATCGACAATGAGGTCGATGCATCAAGCGGCACGATCGGCGTGCGCGCCGTCTTCGACAATCCGGGCGGGCGTCTGATCCCGGGCCAGTTCGTACGCGTGCGCATGGGCCAGCCGAAGGCCGAGAACAAGATCGTTATCAGTGATCGTGCGGTCGGCACCGACCAGGACAAGAAGTTCGTCTTCGTCGTCGATGGCGAGAACAAGGTTGCCTACCGGCAGGTGCAGCTCGGCAGGCTGTCTGACGGTCAGCGGGTGGTCGAAAGCGGCCTGAATGCCGGTGAGAAGATCGTCGTCAACGGTCTGCAGCGCATCCGTCCGGGCGCCGTCGTCATCCCGCAGATGGAAGAGAAGGTCGCGACCGCTCAGTAA
- a CDS encoding alpha/beta hydrolase fold domain-containing protein: MTVEWKDMMLDKVAIGPVSARIYQGADYGKGPPIVLYLHGGAFLDQETNVDRPVAISLAKAGAIVAAVDYSSLSGNLFPKALEVSFSVFTYLANKRAAGLGDRKSLLFVAGEEAGGNVAAGVALKARDQMPDALDGQVLISPLLDPFMGTSSIRKADAIGMRQRWTEGWSHYLSGGGCHPYAAPCLCSRLSGVAPALIFTAEDDPLYDETIGYGARLKKAGVGVRQHVLPAGTGWPSIYGGKSGEASDWQEHVSRHFGSFLQDVSVQPQLH, translated from the coding sequence ATGACGGTGGAATGGAAAGATATGATGCTGGATAAGGTGGCCATCGGCCCCGTTTCCGCACGTATCTACCAGGGCGCCGATTACGGCAAAGGGCCGCCGATCGTGCTTTACCTGCATGGCGGCGCGTTTCTCGATCAGGAGACAAATGTCGACCGGCCGGTGGCGATCAGCCTCGCCAAGGCTGGCGCGATCGTCGCCGCCGTCGACTATAGCAGCCTGTCCGGCAATCTGTTTCCCAAGGCGCTGGAGGTTTCCTTCTCCGTTTTCACCTATCTCGCCAACAAGCGCGCCGCCGGTCTCGGTGACCGAAAGTCGCTGCTCTTCGTCGCCGGCGAAGAGGCGGGCGGCAATGTCGCCGCCGGCGTGGCGCTGAAGGCGCGCGACCAGATGCCGGATGCGCTCGACGGCCAGGTGCTGATTTCGCCGCTACTCGATCCCTTCATGGGTACGTCCTCGATCCGCAAGGCTGATGCGATCGGCATGCGGCAGCGCTGGACGGAGGGCTGGAGTCACTACTTAAGCGGCGGCGGCTGCCACCCTTACGCAGCACCTTGCCTCTGTTCGCGTCTTTCAGGCGTCGCCCCGGCGCTGATCTTCACCGCCGAGGACGATCCGCTGTATGACGAAACAATTGGTTACGGTGCCCGCCTGAAGAAGGCAGGTGTCGGTGTGCGCCAGCATGTCCTTCCCGCCGGGACGGGCTGGCCCTCAATTTATGGTGGGAAATCCGGGGAAGCGTCCGATTGGCAGGAACACGTCAGCCGCCATTTCGGAAGTTTCCTTCAGGACGTAAGCGTCCAACCGCAATTGCATTGA
- a CDS encoding LysR family transcriptional regulator, translating into MDQLSAMRVFIRVVETGNFTRAADMLAMPKATVTNLIQGLEAHLRTKLLNRTTRRVMVTTDGALYYERAAQLISELEELDGSLSNSQSLPSGRLRVEMSGAFADAIVVPALCDFYQRYPDIRLDLGVSDRTVDYLVENVDCALRAGTPTDQSLIARRVSEMELITCASPSYIQKFGMPERPEDLEAAHYSVNYFRAQNNRTLPFEFRRDNETIETSPRYIASVNDSRTYLTAALTGLGVAQVPTFMAREPMRRGELVRVLPEWRRDPIPLYVVYPPNRHLSNKVRVFVDWLVKLLVEARLNDY; encoded by the coding sequence ATGGATCAGCTTTCGGCAATGCGCGTCTTCATCCGCGTGGTTGAGACGGGCAATTTCACCCGCGCCGCCGACATGCTCGCCATGCCCAAGGCGACGGTGACCAATCTTATCCAGGGCCTGGAGGCGCATTTGCGCACCAAGCTTCTGAACCGTACCACGCGCCGGGTGATGGTGACCACGGACGGCGCGCTTTATTACGAACGCGCCGCTCAGCTTATCTCCGAACTGGAGGAACTCGACGGCAGCCTCTCCAATTCGCAGAGCCTGCCGAGCGGCCGCCTGCGCGTCGAGATGAGCGGCGCCTTTGCTGACGCAATCGTGGTCCCGGCGCTGTGCGACTTTTATCAGCGTTATCCCGATATCCGTCTGGATCTCGGCGTCAGCGACCGGACGGTGGATTATCTCGTCGAAAACGTCGACTGCGCGCTGCGGGCCGGCACGCCCACCGACCAGTCGCTGATCGCCCGGCGCGTTTCAGAGATGGAACTCATCACCTGTGCCTCGCCAAGTTACATTCAGAAATTCGGCATGCCCGAACGCCCTGAGGATCTGGAGGCCGCACACTACTCGGTCAATTATTTCCGCGCTCAGAACAACCGGACGCTGCCCTTCGAATTTCGCAGGGACAACGAGACGATAGAGACCAGCCCGCGCTACATCGCCTCCGTCAACGACAGCCGCACCTATCTGACCGCGGCACTGACGGGGCTCGGCGTCGCGCAGGTGCCGACCTTCATGGCGCGCGAACCGATGCGGCGGGGCGAACTCGTCCGCGTGCTGCCGGAATGGCGCCGCGATCCAATCCCGCTCTATGTCGTCTATCCGCCGAACCGCCACCTCAGCAACAAGGTCCGCGTCTTCGTCGACTGGCTCGTGAAGCTTCTGGTCGAGGCCAGGCTGAACGACTATTGA